From one Treponema denticola genomic stretch:
- the cobO gene encoding cob(I)yrinic acid a,c-diamide adenosyltransferase, which translates to MKKGYVQVYTGDGKGKTTAAFGLALRAVCAGYKVYIGQFLKGMNYSELKAPEYLPNLTIEQYGEAHFVHNDPTEKDIQRANEGLDKIEKIIMSGEYDVVIMEEVNVALLYGLFDIERILHIIKNKPESVELVLTGRYANKKIIEAADLVTEMKMIKHYFNDGVQARRGIES; encoded by the coding sequence ATGAAAAAAGGATATGTTCAAGTTTATACCGGGGACGGTAAGGGAAAAACAACAGCAGCTTTCGGGCTTGCTCTTAGAGCCGTGTGTGCCGGATACAAGGTTTATATAGGCCAATTTTTAAAGGGAATGAATTACAGCGAGTTAAAAGCCCCTGAGTACCTGCCCAATCTTACAATAGAGCAATACGGAGAAGCTCACTTTGTTCATAATGATCCTACGGAAAAGGATATTCAAAGAGCAAATGAAGGCTTGGATAAGATTGAAAAGATAATTATGTCGGGCGAGTACGATGTTGTAATTATGGAAGAAGTAAATGTTGCTCTTTTATACGGCCTTTTTGATATTGAACGCATCCTGCATATTATCAAAAACAAGCCCGAATCCGTAGAACTCGTCTTAACCGGCCGCTACGCAAATAAAAAAATAATTGAAGCGGCCGACCTTGTAACCGAAATGAAGATGATAAAGCACTATTTTAATGACGGTGTACAGGCAAGGCGTGGTATAGAATCTTAA
- a CDS encoding ABC transporter permease has translation MMLSTIKQNKFKIGGAFFCLILWETFAQGLKAPLIIPPIKEILSALFVIIKTPETYIFILSSLIRIFITLAIDSFIAFLLGIASGLNKNVEDFLSAPENILKSSPTISVLLLALIWFKSNMTPIFVTSLIVLPLLYRNIVDGVKNIDKGLIEMSYDFNVPFGKRLKSLYLPCIRPFLRNGYILSTGFAVKVVIMAEVLSQPKYGIGSAFQTAKVQIETASIFAWTGIAVLLAALLQKGVKRVL, from the coding sequence ATGATGCTTTCTACTATAAAGCAAAATAAGTTTAAAATAGGCGGGGCTTTTTTTTGCCTTATCCTTTGGGAAACATTTGCCCAAGGCTTAAAAGCTCCGCTTATTATCCCCCCTATAAAAGAAATATTATCAGCTCTTTTTGTTATTATAAAAACTCCGGAAACTTATATTTTTATTTTAAGCAGCCTTATCAGGATTTTTATAACATTGGCTATAGATTCCTTTATTGCATTTCTTTTAGGTATAGCTTCCGGTTTAAATAAAAATGTTGAAGATTTTTTATCGGCTCCCGAAAATATTTTAAAATCCAGCCCTACAATATCCGTTTTGCTTTTAGCCTTAATTTGGTTTAAATCGAATATGACGCCCATCTTTGTTACAAGCTTGATTGTTCTTCCTCTTCTGTATAGAAACATTGTAGACGGAGTAAAAAATATAGATAAAGGTCTGATAGAAATGTCTTATGATTTTAATGTTCCTTTTGGTAAAAGATTAAAAAGTTTATACCTTCCCTGCATAAGACCTTTTTTGAGAAACGGTTATATTTTAAGTACTGGCTTTGCCGTGAAGGTTGTTATAATGGCAGAGGTCTTAAGCCAGCCGAAATACGGCATAGGCTCTGCTTTTCAGACAGCTAAGGTTCAGATTGAAACCGCATCTATCTTTGCATGGACGGGAATAGCCGTCTTACTTGCTGCCCTCTTACAAAAGGGAGTAAAAAGGGTTTTATAG
- a CDS encoding ABC transporter substrate-binding protein, with the protein MKKIYSSFFFLFVGLSLLFAGGTKEKSVNDSFKVKVVLPAGAPAAALSKLVYEKTQFDNSETEYEVVSGPELLQARVLSGEADIVAVPTNLASVLYSKQKNIKLLAPIVWGNLYFISSEPVSSIADLKGKTIYSFGRNNTPDLTAREVLKKNGIDPDKDVSFEYLSAAGDIPSAFISGKAKYALAAEPSLSMIMTKKPDTKIVVDIQEEWKKAFSGASYPQASLIVNAEFLQKHPEYVSAFLDKAKESSEWVKENPQKAAEYASKIAALPPPPILSKAIPKLNIAFVEAGKARPAVEAYLKVLAEADPKFIGGSLPDDAFYYKAK; encoded by the coding sequence ATGAAAAAAATATATTCGAGTTTCTTTTTCTTGTTTGTTGGCCTTAGCTTACTATTTGCAGGCGGAACCAAGGAAAAATCTGTAAATGACAGCTTTAAAGTTAAGGTTGTATTACCCGCAGGAGCTCCTGCGGCAGCTCTTTCAAAACTTGTGTATGAAAAAACACAGTTTGATAATTCTGAAACGGAATATGAAGTTGTTTCAGGTCCGGAGCTTTTACAAGCGAGGGTTTTATCCGGGGAGGCCGATATTGTAGCCGTGCCTACCAATCTTGCATCAGTTTTATATTCCAAACAGAAAAATATAAAATTGTTGGCTCCCATTGTTTGGGGAAATCTTTACTTTATAAGTTCGGAACCTGTTTCTTCGATAGCGGACTTAAAGGGCAAAACTATTTATTCTTTCGGAAGAAATAATACTCCCGATTTGACGGCCCGCGAAGTGCTTAAGAAGAACGGTATTGATCCTGATAAGGATGTGAGTTTTGAGTATTTAAGTGCTGCCGGGGATATTCCCTCTGCTTTTATAAGCGGGAAAGCGAAGTATGCCCTTGCTGCAGAACCTTCTCTCAGCATGATTATGACAAAAAAGCCCGATACTAAGATTGTTGTTGATATTCAGGAAGAATGGAAAAAAGCTTTTTCAGGAGCCTCTTATCCTCAAGCTTCTTTAATTGTAAACGCCGAATTTTTACAAAAACATCCCGAATATGTAAGTGCTTTTTTAGATAAGGCTAAAGAGTCTTCCGAATGGGTAAAGGAAAATCCTCAAAAGGCTGCCGAGTATGCTTCCAAAATTGCTGCATTGCCTCCTCCTCCCATTTTATCCAAGGCTATTCCTAAGCTGAATATAGCCTTTGTTGAGGCCGGAAAAGCAAGACCGGCTGTAGAAGCTTATTTGAAAGTTTTAGCTGAAGCCGATCCTAAATTTATAGGCGGAAGTTTGCCTGATGATGCTTTCTACTATAAAGCAAAATAA
- a CDS encoding SLC13 family permease has product MVTDPLILAAVLFGLTYVLMITLTNHRPIVACSSALIFVLLGILPYNEVFFAIDWNVILMIAGTMGLVALFTESKMPQRIADKIINDVPNVKWIIVCLSLFAGFISAFMDNVATVLMLAPIAVVLSKKLNMSPVKPIIAISISANLQGAATLVGDTTSILLGSHLNMTFFDFFWYLGKPSLFFAVEIAAVAATGIIYFIFRKAVQKPDKVELTKVTDYFPSILLLIMVVLMIGASFLPEDKKPQTINGLICTGLMIVGIIYNIIKTKKLDILKVVKKELSFETLFLLMGLFTVIAAVTRAGVIQAIADWFLTLGSNVFLIYTIIVWGSVLVSAFVDNIPYVAAMLPIIQILSQGLNIASPILFFGLLSGATLGGNITPIGASANITSLGILRNEGHQVKNSEFMKMSVPYTLTAVVIGYILIWLCYGV; this is encoded by the coding sequence ATGGTTACAGATCCTCTCATTTTAGCGGCCGTCTTATTCGGATTGACCTATGTTTTGATGATTACCTTGACAAACCACAGGCCTATAGTTGCCTGTTCATCGGCCCTAATCTTTGTACTTTTAGGGATACTCCCTTATAATGAAGTTTTTTTTGCCATTGACTGGAATGTTATTTTAATGATTGCAGGAACAATGGGCTTGGTTGCCCTTTTTACCGAATCTAAGATGCCGCAACGCATTGCAGATAAAATTATAAATGATGTTCCGAATGTAAAATGGATTATAGTATGTCTATCCCTCTTTGCAGGTTTTATTTCAGCCTTTATGGATAATGTTGCCACAGTCTTAATGCTGGCACCCATTGCGGTTGTCTTATCGAAAAAGCTCAACATGTCGCCTGTTAAACCCATAATTGCTATTTCGATTTCGGCAAACCTTCAGGGAGCAGCCACCTTGGTAGGAGACACAACTTCAATTCTTTTAGGAAGCCATTTGAACATGACCTTCTTCGACTTTTTTTGGTATTTGGGAAAGCCCTCTCTTTTCTTTGCCGTTGAAATCGCAGCAGTTGCCGCCACCGGAATTATCTATTTTATTTTCCGCAAGGCCGTCCAAAAACCGGATAAGGTTGAACTTACCAAGGTAACGGATTACTTTCCATCAATCCTACTTCTTATAATGGTCGTTCTTATGATTGGAGCCTCTTTTTTACCGGAAGACAAAAAGCCTCAAACAATAAACGGTTTAATTTGTACAGGCCTTATGATAGTAGGTATTATCTATAACATCATAAAAACGAAAAAACTTGATATTTTAAAAGTCGTAAAAAAAGAACTCAGTTTTGAAACCCTCTTTTTACTTATGGGGCTTTTTACTGTTATTGCAGCCGTTACAAGGGCCGGAGTTATACAGGCCATTGCCGACTGGTTTTTGACCCTCGGCTCAAATGTATTTTTAATTTATACAATAATAGTTTGGGGTTCGGTTTTAGTTTCGGCATTTGTAGATAATATTCCTTATGTCGCTGCAATGCTGCCCATTATACAAATTCTTTCGCAGGGACTTAATATAGCTTCGCCCATTTTGTTTTTCGGACTTCTTTCAGGCGCAACCCTCGGCGGAAACATTACTCCCATCGGAGCTTCTGCAAATATTACCTCCCTCGGTATTTTAAGAAACGAAGGCCATCAGGTAAAAAACAGCGAATTTATGAAGATGAGCGTTCCTTACACCCTTACTGCGGTTGTAATAGGTTATATTCTTATTTGGCTTTGTTACGGCGTGTAA
- a CDS encoding Rpn family recombination-promoting nuclease/putative transposase, whose product MSTSNRKYKDSVFVDLFSEDEKAKENFLSLYNALHGTHLPLSSPVENIRLDNVMYMNIINDVSCLVDGKIIVLAEHQSTINENMPLRFLEYIARLYEKLQAPTDRYLRKLSKIPTPEFYVFYNGKEDYPETTTLKLSDAFITKSAQVPLELTVQVLNINTDKANKILTACKLLEEYSLFVEEVRKQTKLDSENGFTNAVKICIEKGILKEYLQRKSREVINMLVAEYDYDTDIAVQREESLRIGIQQGIEQGFSDGSYQTKLETAKLMKGMNYPINDICTISGLSIEEIKAL is encoded by the coding sequence ATGAGTACTTCAAACAGAAAATACAAAGACTCAGTGTTTGTCGACTTGTTCAGCGAAGACGAAAAAGCGAAAGAAAATTTCTTATCTCTTTACAACGCCTTACACGGTACACACCTTCCGCTTTCGTCTCCCGTAGAAAATATACGGCTCGATAATGTTATGTATATGAACATAATCAATGATGTTTCCTGCCTTGTAGACGGTAAAATAATCGTGCTGGCTGAACATCAATCCACTATAAACGAAAACATGCCCCTACGCTTTTTAGAATACATAGCTCGGCTCTACGAAAAACTGCAAGCACCGACCGACAGGTATTTAAGAAAGCTGTCAAAAATACCTACACCCGAGTTTTATGTTTTCTATAATGGCAAGGAAGACTACCCGGAAACTACAACATTAAAGTTATCCGATGCATTCATCACAAAGTCAGCACAAGTGCCGCTGGAATTGACAGTACAGGTTTTAAACATCAATACAGATAAGGCAAACAAAATCCTAACAGCCTGCAAACTGCTTGAAGAATACAGCCTCTTTGTAGAAGAGGTAAGAAAACAAACCAAACTTGATTCTGAAAACGGTTTTACCAATGCGGTAAAGATATGTATAGAAAAAGGGATCTTAAAAGAATATTTACAGAGAAAATCACGGGAGGTAATAAACATGCTAGTAGCCGAATATGATTATGATACAGACATCGCAGTACAGAGAGAAGAAAGCCTAAGGATTGGCATACAGCAGGGTATTGAGCAAGGCTTTTCTGACGGCTCATACCAAACAAAGCTTGAAACGGCAAAATTGATGAAAGGTATGAATTATCCGATCAATGATATTTGTACAATATCAGGGCTTTCCATTGAAGAAATAAAAGCTCTATAA